tcagttatacataaaaaaataaaaggctatttccaacttgcccataaaatcagtatgaacagagagaagagaaacatttgaccctaaagaagctaataggcagctctgaatttaccagacaggaaatttcgttctttcacctgaaacaaaaacatatcaagggaccagttcaggaacggGGCACGATCTGtcaacagcaatttttccatcagctcttctgcactagcagcaaatttgccttttctgtgggtttaacgtggagcatctgtagtgccctcgaactcgcaagtgtttctctccgctcccccagcccgatatgtgcgattacctgagcagcaagtggaattaaccacgcaggattttcttcgtgtgacacggaaggtgacactgggaaaagaggagacaaagaaatgaacctgcttgtcacacccagccaacggtgaaaagacaggggaggattctgccggaagggttctgcaccccaggagctcccaccggccggtttctctcccctttgcccggtaccgaggggacgacgacacctcgcccgcaccccctggcgggggggggctgcccccggagagccgggggacccccacctcgcttctgcccgcgggaacggaccgggcgagaccctccacgcagagagaggagcgtggcgtggattgCATCCCTGAGGGAAGAGGCcaggctccccgctggcagaaggacaactcacctccccgCTGCTCGGAGCtgctcgctgcggacagccctgcctgcgcctggatgctcttcggccgtgctgggagcgcaGTCCAGCTgacggacgctccagcgaaaagacgctgCAGCTAATTGCAGCTCCTGCTCGTTCCAGCCGCAGgtaattttgcctctggctaatgcATGCTCCAGACAGCAGACACCctgcctcgttccagctcccgcttggtacagttctggctcactgaagccccagctccgcactgaagctccggctgatttcagctgcttctccttacaagctccagctatgtgcaacggtcTGGCCTTTtgataaggttgtatatcaactgctgtcaaaactggagcattaggattaaacatcagagttacacgccgtataaatatgcgttagtttgtGCGATTAATTACttaacaactattctgagcagcgcagaaagaagagccggactcaaagagggcacgtggggtctgaaaagcgcctttccccccacagaccatcgcagatgttgcGTTTGGCctgctgcgtgccggcctcccgaacttcggcgtccgacacaaccagacccccatctccggggagggtccacgcgccctgcccaccccctgctttccctcgcagcccccaacaccctcccacccgcctgccaaaccagccaagccggctcccgcttttaGCCCCCACACCAGCGGACTCGGAGCCCATTtaggagccaaaaaacccggctgctgagcctgttctcaaggcccaaaaacgcagggccggacctctgtttctgggcccaaagacacgca
The Harpia harpyja isolate bHarHar1 chromosome 12, bHarHar1 primary haplotype, whole genome shotgun sequence genome window above contains:
- the LOC128149265 gene encoding uncharacterized protein LOC128149265 isoform X4, with amino-acid sequence MLACSLMWRTAKRLEFQKRKGGEKEKEASELTRSPGSSKSESCVLTAVDIQPYQKARPLHIAGACKEKQLKSAGASVRSWGFSEPELYQAGAGTRQGVCCLEHALARGKITCGWNEQELQLAAASFRWSVRQLDCAPSTAEEHPGAGRAVRSEQLRAAGSVTFRVTRRKSCVVNSTCCSGERTKFPVW
- the LOC128149265 gene encoding uncharacterized protein LOC128149265 isoform X1, with protein sequence MLACSLMWRTAKRLEFQKRKGGEKEKEASELTRSPGSSKSESCVLTAVDIQPYQKARPLHIAGACKEKQLKSAGASVRSWGFSEPELYQAGAGTRQGVCCLEHALARGKITCGWNEQELQLAAASFRWSVRQLDCAPSTAEEHPGAGRAVRSEQLRAAGSVTFRVTRRKSCVVNSTCCSAGCQLAPFRCGCPFFCNDGTRQMERFRSGLQVQGTPTMRVCIFPKVLAVWTFNIKSVPTLLRYFT
- the LOC128149265 gene encoding uncharacterized protein LOC128149265 isoform X3 translates to MLACSLMWRTAKRLEFQKRKGGEKEKEASELTRSPGSSKSESCVLTAVDIQPYQKARPLHIAGACKEKQLKSAGASVRSWGFSEPELYQAGAGTRQGVCCLEHALARGKITCGWNEQELQLAAASFRWSVRQLDCAPSTAEEHPGAGRAVRSEQLRAAGSVTFRVTRRKSCVVNSTCCSAGTISLWLPFLLQ
- the LOC128149265 gene encoding uncharacterized protein LOC128149265 isoform X2: MLACSLMWRTAKRLEFQKRKGGEKEKEASELTRSPGSSKSESCVLTAVDIQPYQKARPLHIAGACKEKQLKSAGASVRSWGFSEPELYQAGAGTRQGVCCLEHALARGKITCGWNEQELQLAAASFRWSVRQLDCAPSTAEEHPGAGRAVRSEQLRAAGSVTFRVTRRKSCVVNSTCCSAGCQLAPFRCGCPFFCNDGTRQMERFRSGLQVQALFTKRARCKAAAAAQGL